From Candidatus Polarisedimenticolia bacterium, one genomic window encodes:
- a CDS encoding AMP-binding protein, with protein sequence MNSLTQRIYWSMPAALRDFAAGVHGARLTRQRYGRETDRLMADALDREHWSEERWKEWRQARLSKLLELSSTKVPFYREAWAARRRAGDRSDPAVLQNWPLLEKDDLRRHPRAFLAEGRRPERMVSLHTSGTSGKPLTLWRSRETNLAWYALFEVRSRLWHGVDRACRWANLGGQLVTAAGARRPPFWVWNRGLNQLYMSSYHLAPDLLPYYLEALQRYRIEYLYGYSSSLHALALGVLGSPHPEAGRALKLRVALTNAEPLFEGQRQAIQQAFDCPVRETYGMAEIASAAGECSEGGLHEWPDAGLVELLEEGEEVPRGQAGEVVATGLLNADMPLIRYRVGDRAVRAPAGAACGCGRTLPRFERIEGRVDDILFTADGRRIGRLDPVFKADIPMKEAQIIQEALGRLVVRYVPDAGFARRHEYLIAQRLQERLGAIEVAFDAVSRIPRGANGKFRAVVCLIPPDQRPSSRPLAAP encoded by the coding sequence ATGAACTCCCTGACGCAGCGAATCTACTGGAGCATGCCGGCCGCCTTGCGCGATTTCGCGGCTGGGGTGCACGGGGCGCGTCTGACGCGACAGCGCTACGGGAGAGAGACCGATCGGCTGATGGCCGACGCGTTGGATCGCGAGCACTGGAGCGAGGAGCGCTGGAAGGAATGGCGACAGGCCCGTTTGTCGAAGCTCCTGGAGCTATCCTCCACCAAGGTGCCGTTCTATCGTGAGGCCTGGGCCGCCCGCCGGCGCGCCGGCGATCGAAGCGATCCCGCCGTGCTGCAGAATTGGCCGCTGCTCGAGAAGGATGATCTCCGGCGACACCCGCGGGCCTTCCTCGCCGAGGGCAGACGTCCCGAGAGGATGGTCAGCCTGCACACGAGCGGGACGAGCGGCAAGCCTCTCACGCTCTGGCGCAGCCGCGAGACGAATCTCGCCTGGTATGCGCTATTCGAGGTGCGCAGCCGCCTGTGGCATGGCGTGGATCGCGCCTGCCGGTGGGCCAATCTGGGAGGGCAGCTGGTCACCGCGGCCGGGGCGCGCCGCCCGCCGTTCTGGGTGTGGAACCGCGGGCTGAACCAGCTCTACATGTCTTCCTATCACCTGGCGCCGGATCTGCTCCCCTATTACCTGGAGGCGCTGCAGCGTTATCGGATCGAATACCTCTACGGTTATTCATCATCGCTGCATGCGCTGGCGCTCGGCGTCCTGGGCTCGCCTCATCCCGAGGCGGGGCGCGCCTTGAAGCTGCGCGTCGCTCTGACCAACGCAGAGCCGCTGTTCGAGGGACAGCGCCAGGCGATCCAGCAGGCCTTCGATTGTCCGGTCCGGGAGACTTACGGGATGGCGGAAATCGCCTCGGCGGCGGGGGAGTGCTCGGAAGGCGGTTTGCACGAGTGGCCCGACGCGGGCCTCGTCGAGCTCCTGGAGGAGGGCGAGGAAGTGCCGCGTGGACAGGCTGGCGAGGTGGTGGCCACGGGACTGCTGAATGCCGACATGCCGCTGATCCGCTACCGGGTGGGCGATCGCGCCGTGCGCGCGCCAGCCGGGGCTGCCTGCGGCTGCGGGCGTACGCTGCCGCGCTTCGAGCGCATCGAAGGGCGCGTCGATGACATCCTCTTCACGGCAGACGGCCGCCGTATCGGCCGTCTGGATCCGGTGTTCAAGGCCGACATCCCGATGAAGGAAGCGCAGATCATCCAGGAAGCGCTGGGGCGGTTGGTCGTGAGATACGTTCCCGATGCGGGCTTCGCGCGCCGCCACGAATACCTCATCGCCCAGCGTCTGCAGGAGCGGCTCGGCGCGATCGAGGTGGCTTTTGATGCGGTCTCGCGCATCCCCCGCGGGGCCAACGGCAAGTTTCGCGCCGTGGTCTGCCTGATCCCGCCCGATCAACGGCCCTCGAGCCGGCCGCTTGCGGCGCCTTAG